CGAACTTCGCCAAGACATTGCCGGTTAAAACCGCCAAGTAATTTATCTGTATTAAAACTGTAACTTTCGTTGCACCTAAAATAGCTGTAGCGTCCTGTTTTGGACCTAAAGTTACAGTAAAGGAAGCATCAACAATAGGAATGGATTGCGTTTCAGAAAAATCCCTACCGAAATTAGATTGCATACTCCAATTCTTATTTATGCTATGCACGTCAATTATATGTTTTATCTCAGTGGGAAATACATCCTTCTGTTTATAAACACACGTCACATTATCCTCTATATTTCCTGCTAGTGTTATTATTTGGGAATTTTCTGTTGCGTAATTATTGTACGTCTGTAACTTATTCAAAATGACTTCCTCTTGTATAACTTTTATTTTCGTTCCGTTTGGTTTAAGAAGCGTTTTAACTGGTTCTAACTCATAATTCTTATAGACATCATTATCATTAGCAAGGAAAACTTCTGTTTGTAATCCCGTTAGTGTAAATAACGCTTTCTGTAGTAGTTCATCGGTAATATGGAATAGTTCTCTATGGTTTGGGTTCAGATCTCTTGTCTCTGATTGGCCGGTGGTTTGAACGGTGACTTGGTTTGAGTCTGACACTTGGATGTGAATCTGTATTTGTGCGTGTGTCTTTGACAGGAAACACAGAATAACTGGCATTAGTATACGCGCGATGGACATctgaaatatacaaataaaatattagtcaaatacaTGGTATTGCACATACctgattattattgtatttatggTGTATTTTGTTGTGCacacaaaattgtaaaaaatggaCCTTTGTCGTATCCAGAAATGTCCAAGTTGCATATACCTACTTTCTATGGCTGTTTTTATTGGTACACTTTTGCACCGAACTATCACCAAATGGCACTCTGTCACCTAaaagtaacttttaaaatatgccccattaaaacaatttcatgaTGATCACATAGAGGCAGAATTTCCTAATTATATTTGgttccctatttggagtttccataggaaataaaaatattggaaaaaataaaaatgtgtttttttttctactttacgattctaaattacaaaataacagatgccaagtacatcatatgttaggcaGAATTGCAGAAAATTTCAGGGAGTACTTTATATATTAATCAtatgcccctccccttgatcgatACTTTCTTCTTCACATTCTACTAAGATAAGTACTACATATTACTATTGGAACAGCTTTGCAACTAAGTGTACGTTTAATGTATAGTAAGCTGCAAATAACTGACTCTATACATTAAACATACACTTAGTTGCAGTAACAAGTGTTGCTGATAAGTATTTATCCACACTTAAACGTAAATTCCAGTTACAAACACATAATTTGTTAGGCACTTCTTAAGTTTAGCTGCATAAGTAGTTTTTTGCTCGTTTGAATTGATCTAATGCCTAATAGTGATAATATTAATCACACGGTAATACGATTGCTAGaggcaaatttaaataaaatataaggcaAATATTGCTAGTACAATTAAACTTCTTGAGTTTCAAGTCGctccaaatattttaatattgtcaATTCACATCGTCATCATCATTTAtgtagattgtgtcattcacgaagattttccttgactcgtaatgttatgtcattaaaggttagatttgacaaatctacgcgtcatcgtggatgacacgaacttcTTATATCACTTCACACTTTAGTACTCGTGtattatacacaaaaatatgtctaaagtaacgctattttagttttttttttactagcctATTACGATGTCCTACTGCTGGGAAAAGGCCTCTTCCAGTCTTCCACAACCCCCGATTTAGTGCCTCTTCCAGACAGTCATTGAGAAAGATTCTAGTACtaaccaaaaataataaattctaattaaaatactaACCTTTTGGccttttataaaacttatacaATATAACACGTATCACACCATAGTAGCAATAGAACTGATCATCTTTAAATCATTTTTAACGcaaattgtatctaaaaatcAGTTCAGAACCAAAACCCACCAAGAATTCTGTCACTATTTTTAGCAACGTCGTATCTTACAACTTAATCGAAACTGAGATACGAGCTTGACTTTAAATGTGCATTTGTTACTTATAGTTTTTAATcggcattttttttgtattcattgAATTTTAATCTTAAGAATAAGATATAAGACTCGTTTTTGGGTAACAGCCGTAAAGGTTTTGGCGTATAGAATAACATAACCTGTTTTAAAGTCAAGGTTGATGATTCggtaatgtttatttaatatactaCGAGCTTTGAAGTAGGTAAATGCCAAACGGATAAAGAAATACAGGGTCAGATTTCAATGATGTAAATAGTctgtagttattttattttgatcacTATTTGTCATATGTCTATGATAATAATCCGCCATCTGATACAGGCGGACCAAGCTAAATCTGCAATATAATACACTGTGTTTTTTTCcttaatttcaagggtgtattcctgagcttaaattaagtaactttctaaaagacaccggtattctagttaactccatttcggagatcaataacttatttttatcttataaggcccttaccaGCGAATAGctacacttgccttaggaccTGTCTacgtattgattagtgtttagtacgagtgtatacatttgcttcATGGTCGAAATGACATCGATATGTCAGTtatcaattgtttggttgaattacaTGTATTGCCCGTGTTAGAACGCTATAATGCAACATTTAACtaccttttatatatataaaaaaataaacaagacatcaatatatagttttttgaaaattaactatgccattaaGTTTCCTTAAACTTTCTGACcaataccccggagttaacggaattcaataaaaacactgtGTATAACGATGGGGGCTGTATACACTCGTCGAGCCAGCCCCGTCGAGACAGGCCGAGAACGAGTTaacagaattcaataaaaacacggtgtataacgaTGGGGGCTGTATACACTCGTCGAGCCACCCCGGAAAGgccgagaacgagtgtgtacCTACATACTGCTTCCTTTTAGTCTCGCTCTTCCTCGTCTCATCTCGCGCTTTTCCGATTGGATCGGAGCGGTGCGGAGACTCAGCGAGAGGCTCtcgaaaatatgtttataatgaCATACCTCACTTTGTTATTTCAAGTCCTTGCATAGTAAAATGCAACCGCAGTTGGCGCTGCAATCGTTAAAAAACATGTCATTACTTGTCAAATGACCTCAAAACCAAGACAACCGCGGACTTTTTGTGGTTCCTGATAGTTGGAAACATTTATAACCTAAGTATATAGGTTGTAATATTTGTGTCTGCGTCGGTTCGCTTACGCGACCCTGTTGGAAGTAATCGTTATGGTGCGAAATCTGtcgaaaaaaaatccttaaccttttgaacgccacgcctatcgtacgcggcgcgtaatcgtgaaccttgtcggtacgcatgaaggttgatattgggctgtagctgcGCGCGTCATATCACGTCGTTgttggcggtcaaagggttaaaaacgTTGAGAGACCAGCTTTGATATATTTCATGATTTTAATATCAACTACAGGAGATACGAGGATATATTGGAGGTCAatataaattgcaaataatgtaaacaatcaATGTTTTATCAACAGTTTACATACTTATGAAccaattttttgtaaaattatacgttaagacgaaagtagaggacaaacatagtccccattttcctctctgaatattaacatcattgaatatattttaaatcaatatctagagaggaaaatgggaactacgtttgtatggagaatcggccgccctctttcctcttaattattaatttttcatttaaaaacagccttcgtaaaaatattaggttaggttagtaacagccatatatgccatattattcagttCAAGCTCTCCTATTAGCTTCCGAACTTCAGACCAAGTATTAGTGAAacgaaatgtcaattgcattgcATTAATTTTCCAATCAAAATGTAAATAGCACCAATTCCAGTCataacctacatttcttgtgttcgactttcctcatagtcgaaatgaaaactAGACTGTTTAACTggggtaaaagtaaccatctctccctcgaaatatatataataataataaatatctcgggtgataggttcactttccacccttggttacATTACTTGCAATTGCTATTGAACTCCGACGTCAagtaataaaacaacaaaatatacatatgtatagatGCTTTTATTTGCATAACAATATTGCTTTCACAAGTTCGTATAACAGATTTAGTGGATTgtacattttttacattaaaagaaaaattcaTCGCATCAGCCAAAACTCGAAGCTGTGGCCTTTCGAAACACCGGTTCGATCgctcttaaccttttgaccacCACAGACGGCTGTGGCAGTCATCGGAGTCCAAGGAGGCCAGCGACGACTACAGCCGACagcttcgccaatgcaatagggacttacGCGGGAATCCGTACAATGCAAtcaatgttttattaatttcgcttaaccttttcgccgccattgactggatataaagtcagtatatttcgtgccccacacgccacgacttcatatcaagtcgtggttttggtcaggtttgtatacgtgcaatttttgacgtggcggcgaaaaggttaactAATCGCGATCGAATGGCGTCCGGGGCAGGGCATATTCCTTCGCAGTCTGGCGTTCAGAAGGTTAACCAACTAAGCAATCAAAGTTTACCAGAAACGTGGAcatctttccattccttcctgTTTGTTTACacgctttttttctttaatataaaattttgtagtaataattaatatagtTCGCAGATCTGTTTGATGATAATTAGTTAAGTGGGTTCTTTGATCGCAAATAATAACTTAAGGGGTCTACCAATATATATGTCTACCATTTCTCTCAGGCAATTGGtagttttttatactacgtcggtggtaaacaagcatacgtcccgcctgatggtaagcagtctccgtagcctatggaggccGAAGAGCTTACCAATCGCCTCAGTTAAACCGTAACCCTTACTTGGAATTTGGTTGATAAATTCTTTCTATTAGGTGGGCTACAATCGGTTTAGGGTCCACTTTTATATGCAAGGATACTTTAATCCCAAGGGATTTAAAGCACAGTAGACAGCAAAAGTAATAAGGCTGAATATTATCTACTTATCCTCTAGTCTGTTCGAGTATGATAATGATACTGAATGtctagttatttttttgtattttgttcgAGAACGATTTTTTCTGCTCTACGGGTGTTTAT
This genomic stretch from Cydia pomonella isolate Wapato2018A chromosome 24, ilCydPomo1, whole genome shotgun sequence harbors:
- the LOC133531129 gene encoding uncharacterized protein LOC133531129; the encoded protein is MPVILCFLSKTHAQIQIHIQVSDSNQVTVQTTGQSETRDLNPNHRELFHITDELLQKALFTLTGLQTEVFLANDNDVYKNYELEPVKTLLKPNGTKIKVIQEEVILNKLQTYNNYATENSQIITLAGNIEDNVTCVYKQKDVFPTEIKHIIDVHSINKNWSMQSNFGRDFSETQSIPIVDASFTVTLGPKQDATAILGATKVTVLIQINYLAVLTGNVLAKFDSSYVWGYEHYDIKTIMDEAGMPHSVRLSEEISIEFYTNCSIKVYGDNVFAMNSVNQCFFTVINKTNDEDINWSTEKVKDKKLTSKVLPKVLKQQGNSAIMNSVTNVLLVSLFLIIIERL